The DNA segment CACTGTACTGTGTGAAGGTCAAGGTAGTAGCTGTCGGTTTGTTATCCCAAGTCAGAGACTGCTGCGACCAATCAGAAGTAGCTTTGCCGAATAATATAGACAATGCCGAACCAGTCATTGGCTTTCTGAGTCGAATCTTGGCAGAGTTTACTTCCATTTGGGAAAGAGTCGAAATATCCCACTTGACATAAAATCGCCATTCGCCAGAGTACTGACCAACTATCAATGCATTGTTTTCACCATAATTACTTTGAGAGCTGCCGCTGTAGACGCAAGCATCTTCCCCTGCATCAAGACTCACCTCGCTAGCCATGCCAACGGAAAAGGCCATAACGATAATCGCAAAAATGCATTTACTTTGCTTTTTTACAAAAACGGCTGATTTCTCTAAGCAACTTTTTGCATTTCCTGATACCAACATCTACTCTCTCCCAAAGAACCAGTATTCAAAAACTTATTCGATCAATATGCTTTAAACAAGATGTTTGGCACTGCTGAGCCTGAAATGCGGCAATTAGTTTACCCTACAGAGGCAACATCCTTGTTGGCATCTTTTACCTGCAGCAAAGTCCCGCACAATCTAAGCCCATGATGTTCATCATCTATTTAGCACCTCAAACTTTTATCAAAGAGTGCGCCTTGCTCAGTGCGGCATAAGTATAGCTAGCTACACAACCAAATACAAGGAGAAAGCTGGTTTTGGTTAGATAATTACTTCAATAGCCGTAGATTCCACGATATTGCTGCCAAGTATGCACCTAAGAGGATTTATCCTGATCAGCTAACCAAGCTCTCACATCCAGAAACGAAATATGTAGGGGAGCCAAAAACAACCAGGCATGAATTTCCCCCGCCCCAAAATCCGCATTTAAGGAGTCCCATTCCCATCCTTTGAGTCCCAGAATTCCCAAGCGTATGGGGTGGGGTCTACTGAAATGGAAAAGCCCTTCTCCCCTGACCTTCTTCGCCTACCTGCCGAACTTCACCATCTCCCCAAGCATCTTACAATCCTTACACCCCTCCTTACCCGCCGGCACCTGCTCCCCATCCCACATGCTCCTAACCTGCTTCAGTAACGGGCTAAGCACTCCATCAGGGTCCAGTTCGAGCCTCTTCAGATACGCCCTGAACGGCATCACAAATCCATCCTGCTCAAGCAGGTTACCAATGCCCTGCTCTACAGGAGCATTTCCCTGTGGCTCATAATAGCACAGCCCAATGCCGCCTACTTCACCCATACCCAGCTTTTCAAAAATGTAAGCGTATCCATTTAGCTGCACCTGATACATAGGCAGGAGTGCATCCTGATTCCCTGTGTATTTGGCCGTCTTGTAATCAACGATGAAGTACCTCCCATCCTCCATCAAAAAGATATCATCGGGAACACCCGTCAGTTTGATCCCTGTCTTTTGATCTGTATAGTTGAACTTGCTGTGATGAGGAGCAGGAACAGGCTTGACAAATTCTCCCCAGGAATCGAACCACTGTGGCACCTTGCCATTCTTTGCACAGCATCCCCAGGTAATCTTCTTGCTGTAGGAATCAATGCTGGAGAAGATTCCTGGGAAGATCTGATAGGGAAGCTTGAAACCCATTCTAAGCTTCAGATAGAAGCATTTAGGGCAGTGATCTTCAAGGGCAAGAGCACCAAGGTTCTTGGCTGATATTTTGATTATCTGTTCCATGCCCTTGAACTAGAAAAACGGGGGAATCTGGTCAGGTGGAAGCGACTTCTTTGCACAACAAATGGTCAGTTGCGGGATTTGGAGACATACGGCCCTTCAAGGATTGTGAACTACCTTTTGGCACTGAAAAAGCGTGCTGTTAGTCAGTAAACATAATAGCAATAATAACCGATACTACTATTGCAGCTTGGATCATAGAACACAAAAACGACGATTACATGTCATCCTCCTTTGCAGGGCTGGTCTTCCTCAGTTGGAGGCCAGTCCATTTTTTCAAGTTGAACACGCATATTTATCCATCGTTTGCGGCAGACTTTTTGTAGAAACTAAGCCCTACCACCGATTTTCTATGTCTCAGTTGTGTAAAATGAAGCTACACTTTAACTGCTATTACATTCTGAAGATCACCACAATTTTGCCGTGTCATACCTTACTTCTCATCTTTCGATTGTAAGACTCCCCAAACCCGAACGTCATCAATGTTCCAGCCCGAATATGGGTAAGCACGATCTACCACCTGGTAGCTCCACCTCAAGTAAAGTAAATCCCCAGCAGTAACATATTCACCAACATCAACTTCCATTTGCTGCCATTCAGAATTGGCAACTGCCTCAGGGCCGTTCTCCCAGACCGTCTGCCACTCTGTAGCATCTGTGGAGACCTCAAATCTACACTGGACGTAATCAGCACTATCTACGTTCAACCAGCTCATAAACGAAATCTTTGTAGGCTGCAGATGGGAACAGTCAATTGCAGGCGTTGTCAGGTAGAATGGTCCACCTAAAGCCGTATCATAGTCCCCTTCCAGATTGATCCCATAGACGTTTGCTCCTGTGTAGCCTGAATTTGGGTCGGTATACCCGTACGATATGCCGCCCCAACCTAACGGCTCGCCAAATTGCCACTGACCTTCCAGAGACCACCCAGGATCCTCATCCAGCACATATTCCTTGACAAGCGTTCTTCCGCGGGACATCCAGCTTTCGGCAAGAAGAGCCAAGTCAGCCAGATCCACAACACAGTCTCCATCTAAATCCCCAGATAGCTGTTCATAACACCTGTAGGCGAGGAAAGTATCTTTGCTGATGTCATTAACTGCAGAATTATCAGCAACAGCGACATAGACCAGACACTGGTTAGATTCGACCTCAGGAACAGTCCATTGATAAATCCCGCTATTTGCAACAGTTCCCAAATCAATCCAACTTTCGCCTTTGTCAAAAGAGTGTTGAATATTTATCTGACTGTCTGCATACATGTCTCCAGTAGACCATTCAATAGTATGATCGGAGTTAACAAGCACGCTTTCTCCGCTCTGTGGGCTCTTCAAAAGAATGGGCCTGATTTCGAAAGCAGACTTGCTAACGTCGAAAACGGCCGGGTTCGATGCATCACAGACACGGATCAGGCATTCGTCAGAACTTTCATATGGAATCACCCAGTCGTAGGTGCCATTATTGCCAACATTACTTGGGGTGACTTCAGCCCAGCTGGTTCCATTATCCAGTGAATACTCGATCAATACCTCATCGATCACTCCATCCGTTTCCCACTTCACGGGGATAGTCGAGCCCGACAAGAATCTTTCACCGCCTCTGGGAGACAGCAAATTCGGTAGTGACGATACAATCTGAAAACTTGCACTTATGTCGTTCACAGAAGCAAGCTCAGCATCACTGATGCGAACGAGGCAATTATTAGAAACCTGATATGGCACTTGCCATGAATACTGACCTGTGTTCCCCGTGTTAGCAGGATCCACAGGTTGCCATGTAGTACCACCATCAGTGGAGAAATCAATTGCGACATTTTCGATTGAACCTGCTGTTGACCATCTGATATCAAATGCATCACCTGTTAG comes from the Anaerohalosphaera lusitana genome and includes:
- a CDS encoding PD-(D/E)XK nuclease family protein — encoded protein: MEQIIKISAKNLGALALEDHCPKCFYLKLRMGFKLPYQIFPGIFSSIDSYSKKITWGCCAKNGKVPQWFDSWGEFVKPVPAPHHSKFNYTDQKTGIKLTGVPDDIFLMEDGRYFIVDYKTAKYTGNQDALLPMYQVQLNGYAYIFEKLGMGEVGGIGLCYYEPQGNAPVEQGIGNLLEQDGFVMPFRAYLKRLELDPDGVLSPLLKQVRSMWDGEQVPAGKEGCKDCKMLGEMVKFGR